From Chryseobacterium sp. IHB B 17019, one genomic window encodes:
- a CDS encoding glycoside hydrolase family 30 protein yields MKKLIVSCFVVGMAFNANAQHYWKKNAGKTAKVFLTNSKTNEKMADKGTVKFEKMDQPKETDACIFVDPDFKYQKLIGIGGAITDASAETFYKLPKNKQKEIIEAYYGKNGLGYTVVRTNMNSCDFSSDSYTYVQDNDASLKSFNVAHDEKYKIPMIKEAQKAIGNNFTFYFSPWSPPAWMKSNKSMLKGGRLENQYYQTWADYYIKFIKEYEKRGINVWGLTVQNEPMATQTWESCIYTAEEEGAFLKNNLGPTLWKNGFKDKKVMIWDHNRDLIYQRATTTLSDPETSKYAAGIGYHWYETWNNKTQLFDNLLETQRAFPDKFLAFTEGCKEQFDMSKIYDVSLGELYGRNMLNDFNKGTALWTDWNVLLDETGGPNHVGNFCFAPIIADTKTGEVHYTYEYYYVGHVSKFIKPKAQRIGTSSNRAALTSTTFMNENGQLVTVIMNDSDNDIDANLWIEGMSAKLAAPAHSIQTIIL; encoded by the coding sequence ATGAAGAAACTAATCGTAAGTTGTTTTGTAGTCGGGATGGCTTTCAATGCAAATGCACAACATTACTGGAAAAAGAATGCAGGAAAAACGGCGAAAGTTTTTCTTACCAATTCTAAAACCAATGAAAAAATGGCTGACAAAGGAACGGTAAAGTTCGAGAAAATGGATCAGCCGAAAGAAACGGATGCCTGTATTTTTGTGGATCCGGATTTTAAATATCAAAAATTAATAGGAATCGGAGGTGCGATCACAGATGCGTCCGCTGAAACATTTTATAAGCTTCCAAAGAATAAGCAGAAAGAAATTATCGAGGCTTATTATGGAAAAAACGGATTGGGATACACCGTTGTACGCACCAATATGAATTCATGCGACTTTTCCAGCGATTCTTATACCTATGTTCAGGATAATGATGCTTCCTTGAAATCTTTTAATGTTGCTCATGATGAAAAGTATAAAATTCCGATGATTAAAGAGGCTCAAAAGGCAATCGGAAATAATTTTACATTCTATTTTTCGCCGTGGAGTCCACCGGCATGGATGAAATCCAACAAGAGTATGTTGAAGGGCGGAAGGTTGGAAAATCAATATTACCAGACTTGGGCAGATTATTATATTAAGTTCATCAAAGAATACGAAAAAAGAGGAATTAATGTTTGGGGACTGACTGTTCAGAACGAGCCGATGGCTACACAAACCTGGGAATCATGTATTTATACGGCGGAAGAAGAAGGGGCTTTCCTGAAAAATAACCTGGGACCCACGCTTTGGAAAAATGGTTTTAAAGATAAAAAAGTAATGATCTGGGATCACAACAGAGATTTAATTTATCAAAGAGCTACAACAACATTAAGCGATCCCGAAACTTCAAAATATGCAGCAGGAATCGGCTATCACTGGTACGAAACATGGAATAATAAAACTCAGTTGTTCGACAATTTATTGGAAACGCAAAGGGCTTTTCCAGATAAGTTTTTGGCGTTTACGGAAGGTTGTAAGGAACAGTTTGATATGTCTAAAATTTACGATGTAAGTTTGGGAGAATTGTACGGAAGAAATATGCTGAACGATTTCAATAAAGGAACCGCTTTATGGACGGACTGGAACGTTCTTCTTGACGAAACTGGCGGACCAAACCACGTCGGGAATTTCTGTTTTGCACCCATTATTGCTGATACAAAAACCGGAGAAGTTCATTATACCTATGAATATTATTATGTGGGACACGTTTCAAAATTCATCAAGCCAAAAGCGCAGAGAATCGGGACCTCATCCAATAGAGCGGCTTTAACCTCAACCACTTTCATGAATGAAAACGGACAGTTAGTGACCGTAATTATGAATGACTCAGACAATGACATTGATGCCAATTTGTGGATCGAAGGAATGTCGGCGAAGTTGGCTGCACCGGCACATTCTATACAGACCATAATTTTATAG
- a CDS encoding RagB/SusD family nutrient uptake outer membrane protein, with translation MKNKIFKISIAASLFIGTGVTNVACTTDNLEDVKNLGAFDTSNFFRNEQECFFALVGTYDPVRKYAGGFENMVTFFNAGSDDFYAGGGSATDGAGIQGLSNYQLNPNTMPVSYWRDYYQGVSRANVLVEKIPQANMSDAIKKRFTAESKSLRALYYFELVRMFGNIPLILKEIKATDDYYNIPQAPKADVYAQIEADLLAAIPDLPMTVSGDQRGRFTQGAARALLGKVYLYQNKKTEAAAQFAEVNGTPGGTSQYGYKLVTDFASLWVTDNKFTSESIFEVMHTNKGNSDWGFWGQGNDEGNSINIMVAPRGYSKIATDAPDVVAGWAFNPITQDLFNFMQGDPRMNATILNVKALKQQGKADYSPAYMDNGYFLNKYMPTKDEVTTLPGPSELNYRQNYIYIRLADTYLMEAEALNGTGARAQALLDAVRARVGLASVPVSMQAVKDERRRELAGEGHRWFDLVRWGEAPAKLGSRGFLAGKNEILPIPYTELTGTILQQNPNY, from the coding sequence ATGAAAAATAAAATATTTAAAATAAGCATTGCAGCATCATTATTCATAGGAACAGGAGTAACCAATGTTGCCTGTACTACTGATAATCTTGAAGACGTAAAAAACCTGGGTGCATTCGATACCAGTAATTTCTTTAGAAATGAACAGGAATGTTTCTTTGCTCTTGTCGGAACTTACGATCCTGTAAGAAAATATGCCGGAGGCTTTGAAAATATGGTTACATTCTTCAATGCAGGCTCAGATGATTTTTATGCAGGAGGAGGAAGTGCAACAGATGGGGCAGGAATTCAGGGGTTATCAAATTATCAGCTGAATCCTAATACAATGCCTGTAAGCTACTGGAGAGATTATTATCAGGGAGTTTCCAGAGCAAATGTTTTGGTTGAGAAGATTCCTCAGGCGAACATGAGTGATGCCATTAAGAAAAGATTTACTGCAGAATCCAAGTCTTTAAGAGCATTATATTATTTTGAATTGGTGAGAATGTTCGGAAATATTCCTCTTATTCTTAAGGAAATTAAAGCAACAGATGACTACTATAACATTCCGCAAGCTCCAAAAGCCGATGTATATGCTCAGATAGAAGCAGACTTACTTGCAGCTATTCCGGATCTTCCAATGACTGTTTCAGGGGATCAAAGAGGAAGGTTTACACAAGGAGCCGCAAGAGCTTTGCTGGGAAAAGTTTATTTATATCAAAATAAAAAAACTGAAGCAGCAGCACAGTTTGCTGAAGTAAACGGAACTCCGGGAGGAACAAGCCAGTACGGATATAAACTTGTAACTGATTTTGCAAGTCTTTGGGTAACTGATAATAAATTCACGTCAGAATCTATTTTTGAAGTAATGCATACCAATAAAGGAAATTCTGACTGGGGTTTCTGGGGACAGGGTAATGATGAAGGAAACTCTATCAATATTATGGTAGCGCCGAGAGGATATAGCAAAATAGCTACAGATGCACCGGACGTGGTTGCAGGTTGGGCATTTAATCCTATCACTCAGGATTTATTTAATTTTATGCAGGGAGATCCAAGAATGAATGCAACCATCCTTAATGTAAAAGCTTTAAAACAGCAAGGAAAAGCAGACTATTCGCCGGCTTATATGGATAATGGATATTTCCTTAATAAATATATGCCGACAAAAGATGAAGTAACCACTTTGCCTGGCCCTTCAGAATTAAATTACCGTCAAAATTATATCTACATAAGATTAGCAGACACTTATTTAATGGAAGCTGAAGCCTTGAATGGTACGGGAGCAAGAGCTCAGGCGTTATTGGATGCGGTAAGAGCAAGAGTTGGATTAGCATCGGTCCCGGTTTCTATGCAGGCTGTGAAAGATGAGAGAAGAAGAGAATTGGCAGGTGAAGGCCACAGATGGTTTGACTTGGTAAGATGGGGTGAAGCTCCGGCAAAATTAGGCTCAAGAGGCTTCTTGGCTGGTAAAAATGAAATTCTGCCAATTCCTTACACTGAGCTTACAGGAACAATCCTTCAACAAAATCCTAACTATTAA
- a CDS encoding glycoside hydrolase family 16 protein, with the protein MKFQHIFNLIIGGSLFFSLSNCASNKPDSNKKLIWSDEFNGKGLPDSSKWNYDVGGDGYGNNEAQFYTKNRLANARMENGNLVIEAKKENWEKNKYTSARLLTKGKFSFQYGTVEVRAKLPKGRGTWPAIWMMSENMKKWPDDGELDIMEHVGFNQGYIHASVHTKKYNHIIGTQKTDTLIVKDASEKFHVYKADWTPEKIDVYIDDQKFFTYENKEKTYEAWPFDQPYFIILNLAVGGFWGGKEGIDDSIFPQKYYIDYVRVYQNK; encoded by the coding sequence ATGAAATTCCAACATATTTTTAATCTGATCATTGGAGGAAGTTTATTTTTTTCTCTTTCGAATTGTGCTTCAAATAAACCGGATTCCAATAAAAAATTAATCTGGAGTGATGAATTTAACGGAAAAGGTTTACCCGATTCATCAAAATGGAATTACGATGTCGGAGGAGATGGTTACGGAAATAATGAAGCTCAGTTTTATACTAAAAATAGGTTGGCAAACGCAAGAATGGAAAATGGAAACCTTGTGATTGAAGCCAAAAAAGAAAACTGGGAAAAGAATAAATATACTTCCGCAAGGCTTTTAACGAAGGGAAAATTTTCCTTTCAATATGGAACGGTTGAAGTGCGAGCTAAGCTTCCAAAAGGTCGCGGAACCTGGCCTGCCATCTGGATGATGAGCGAAAATATGAAAAAATGGCCCGATGACGGTGAATTGGATATCATGGAGCATGTTGGTTTTAATCAGGGATATATCCATGCTTCGGTGCATACAAAAAAGTACAATCACATCATCGGAACCCAGAAAACCGATACGTTGATTGTAAAAGACGCGAGTGAAAAATTCCATGTATACAAAGCAGATTGGACGCCGGAAAAGATTGATGTTTATATTGATGATCAAAAGTTTTTCACTTATGAAAATAAAGAAAAAACATATGAAGCATGGCCGTTTGATCAACCTTATTTTATCATTTTAAATCTGGCGGTCGGAGGATTCTGGGGCGGAAAAGAAGGAATTGATGACAGTATTTTTCCTCAGAAATATTATATAGACTACGTAAGGGTTTATCAAAACAAATAA
- a CDS encoding glycoside hydrolase family 30 protein, translated as MISQYSYSFVRGAALCGVALLSFFNCSSTSSDLSNNENPGNGGGNTGDPVQVWLTKGDQSVELQEQGTAYFSGTSSSGTTIEVDASQVFQTVDGFGYTLTGGSVQVINQLNASKKQELLNDLFNSSGIGISYLRISIGASDLNSEVFSYDDMPAGQTDPTLAQFSLNKDQAVIQMLKDILVINPNIKILATPWSPPVWMKDNGSSIGGSLKPEFYGVYAQYFVKYIQTMQSQGIKIDAITPQNEPLHPGNNPSMYMSATDQATFIKTHLGPAFQAANITTKIIAYDHNCDNPAYPLAILNDPAANPFVDGSAFHLYAGDISALSTVHNLFPNKNVYFTEQWTSSTGNFGGDLDWHVKNVIIGSMRNWSRTALEWNVANDASFGPHTPGGCTQCKGAVTVNGATGYEKNVAYYIIAHASKFVPVNSQRIASTQGDNLSTVAFKTPAGKTVLIVQNSNSTDKAFTIKYNQKTALVTISGSSTATYIF; from the coding sequence ATGATATCACAATATTCATATAGTTTCGTTAGAGGTGCTGCACTTTGCGGTGTAGCACTTCTTTCTTTTTTTAACTGCAGCAGTACATCTTCAGATCTTTCAAACAATGAAAATCCCGGAAACGGCGGTGGAAATACAGGAGATCCGGTACAGGTGTGGTTAACGAAAGGAGATCAGTCGGTGGAACTTCAGGAACAGGGAACTGCTTATTTCTCAGGGACTTCAAGCTCAGGAACAACCATTGAAGTAGATGCTTCACAGGTTTTCCAGACGGTTGATGGCTTTGGATATACGCTTACCGGAGGAAGTGTTCAGGTGATTAATCAACTGAATGCCAGCAAAAAACAGGAATTGTTGAATGATCTTTTCAACAGTTCAGGAATTGGAATCAGCTATTTAAGAATCAGCATCGGAGCTTCAGATTTGAACAGCGAGGTTTTTTCTTATGACGATATGCCGGCGGGGCAGACAGATCCTACGCTTGCTCAATTTAGTTTAAATAAAGATCAGGCTGTTATCCAGATGTTAAAAGATATTTTGGTGATTAATCCGAATATTAAAATCTTAGCAACTCCCTGGTCACCACCCGTTTGGATGAAAGACAACGGGAGCAGTATCGGAGGAAGCTTAAAACCGGAATTCTACGGAGTTTACGCTCAATATTTCGTAAAATATATCCAGACAATGCAGTCCCAGGGAATTAAAATCGACGCCATTACGCCACAAAACGAGCCATTACATCCGGGAAATAATCCAAGTATGTATATGTCTGCAACAGATCAGGCAACTTTTATTAAAACTCATTTAGGTCCGGCTTTCCAAGCTGCCAATATTACCACTAAAATCATTGCTTACGATCACAATTGCGATAATCCGGCTTATCCTTTGGCTATTTTAAATGATCCTGCTGCCAATCCTTTTGTCGACGGATCGGCCTTTCATCTGTACGCGGGAGATATTTCTGCATTAAGTACAGTTCATAATTTATTTCCAAATAAAAACGTGTATTTCACGGAACAGTGGACGAGTTCTACAGGGAATTTCGGGGGAGATTTGGATTGGCACGTTAAAAACGTTATTATTGGGTCAATGAGAAACTGGAGCAGAACAGCATTGGAGTGGAATGTAGCGAATGACGCCTCTTTTGGGCCTCACACACCGGGTGGTTGTACACAATGTAAAGGTGCAGTCACAGTGAACGGAGCAACAGGTTACGAAAAAAATGTTGCTTATTATATCATCGCCCACGCTTCAAAATTTGTTCCCGTAAATTCTCAGAGAATCGCTTCTACACAGGGCGATAACTTATCAACGGTAGCTTTTAAAACTCCGGCTGGGAAAACCGTTTTGATTGTTCAGAACAGTAATTCCACGGATAAAGCGTTTACTATTAAATATAATCAAAAAACAGCTCTTGTTACAATTTCAGGAAGCTCAACAGCGACATATATTTTTTAA
- a CDS encoding glycoside hydrolase family 3 N-terminal domain-containing protein has product MKRVYFLLAITAFGMNAFGQKTIDQKVSELLSKMTLEEKVGQLVQYSGFEYATGPQNSNSANVLNEIKQGKVGSMLNVAGAEETRKFQELALKSRLRIPLLFGQDVIHGYRTTFPVNLGQAASWDLGLIEKSERIAATEASAYGIHWTFAPMVDIARDPRWGRVMEGSGEDTYLGTQIGLARIRGFQGKGLGNLDAIMACAKHFAAYGAAVGGRDYNSVDMSLRQLNETYLPPFKAAAEAGVATFMNSFNDINGIPATANKYILRDLLKGKWNYKGFVVSDWGSIGEMVPHGYAKDNKEASEKAINAGTDMDMESRAYMAELPKLVQEGKVDPKLIDDAARRILVKKFEMGLFDDPYRFSSEKRQKEQLNNKEHRKFGREFGSKSIVLLKNKGNILPLSKSTKTVALIGPFGKETSANHGFWSIAFKDDNQRIVTQFDGIKNQLDKNSTLLYAKGANVDDQDKSMFAEAVETAKKADVVIMTLGEGHAMSGEAKSRSNIHFSGVQEDLLKEIAKTGKPIVLMINAGRPLVFDWAADNIPAIMYTWWLGTEAGNSIADVLFGTVNPGGKLPMTFPRTEGQIPVYYNHYNTGRPAKNNTDRNYVSAYIDLDNDPKFPFGFGLSYTTFKYSDMNLSSTNLKGNQTLNISVNVANTGNYDGEEVVQLYIRDLFGKVVRPVKELKNFQKVFIKKGESKTINFTLTPENLKFYDDELNFDWEGGEFDIMVGTDSQHVQTKRITWSK; this is encoded by the coding sequence ATGAAGAGAGTTTATTTCTTATTAGCAATTACAGCATTTGGGATGAATGCGTTCGGGCAAAAGACAATCGATCAGAAAGTTTCTGAGCTGTTGTCTAAAATGACGTTAGAAGAAAAAGTAGGGCAGTTGGTTCAATACAGTGGTTTTGAATACGCTACAGGTCCTCAAAATTCCAATTCTGCAAATGTTTTAAATGAAATAAAACAAGGCAAAGTAGGTTCTATGCTCAATGTAGCGGGAGCCGAGGAGACCAGAAAGTTTCAGGAATTAGCATTAAAATCAAGGTTAAGAATTCCTTTACTATTCGGTCAGGACGTTATTCATGGATACAGAACAACATTTCCGGTGAATCTGGGCCAGGCTGCAAGTTGGGATTTAGGATTAATAGAAAAATCAGAAAGAATTGCAGCGACCGAAGCTTCGGCTTATGGGATTCACTGGACTTTCGCCCCAATGGTCGACATCGCAAGAGATCCGAGATGGGGAAGAGTAATGGAAGGTTCCGGTGAAGATACGTATCTGGGAACTCAGATTGGCTTGGCCAGAATCAGAGGTTTTCAGGGAAAAGGCCTTGGAAATCTTGACGCAATTATGGCTTGTGCAAAGCATTTCGCAGCCTACGGAGCGGCAGTTGGCGGAAGAGATTACAACTCCGTTGATATGAGTTTAAGACAATTAAACGAAACTTATTTACCACCATTTAAAGCGGCCGCAGAAGCTGGTGTTGCTACTTTTATGAATTCTTTTAATGATATTAACGGAATTCCCGCAACAGCGAATAAATACATTTTAAGAGATTTACTAAAAGGAAAATGGAATTACAAAGGTTTTGTAGTTTCAGATTGGGGAAGTATTGGCGAAATGGTTCCTCACGGATATGCAAAAGACAATAAAGAAGCTTCCGAAAAAGCAATAAATGCCGGCACCGATATGGATATGGAAAGCCGGGCTTATATGGCCGAGCTTCCAAAACTGGTTCAGGAAGGAAAAGTTGATCCGAAGTTGATTGACGATGCGGCGAGAAGAATTTTAGTTAAGAAATTTGAAATGGGATTATTCGATGATCCTTACAGATTCAGCAGCGAAAAAAGACAGAAAGAGCAATTAAATAACAAAGAACACAGAAAATTCGGAAGAGAATTTGGTTCAAAAAGCATTGTTTTGCTTAAAAATAAGGGAAATATTCTTCCACTTTCAAAATCAACAAAAACTGTTGCTTTAATTGGACCTTTCGGGAAAGAAACTTCGGCCAATCACGGTTTTTGGTCGATTGCTTTTAAAGATGATAACCAAAGAATTGTTACGCAGTTTGACGGAATTAAAAATCAGTTAGACAAAAACTCAACATTACTTTACGCAAAAGGTGCAAACGTTGATGATCAGGACAAATCCATGTTTGCAGAAGCGGTGGAAACTGCAAAAAAAGCAGACGTTGTCATCATGACTTTAGGGGAAGGCCACGCAATGAGTGGTGAGGCAAAAAGTAGAAGCAACATCCATTTTTCGGGCGTTCAGGAAGATTTATTGAAAGAAATTGCAAAAACCGGAAAACCAATTGTTTTAATGATTAATGCAGGAAGACCTTTAGTTTTCGACTGGGCAGCAGACAACATTCCGGCGATCATGTACACTTGGTGGCTGGGAACGGAAGCGGGAAATTCCATCGCAGATGTTCTTTTCGGAACGGTAAATCCGGGCGGGAAATTGCCAATGACTTTCCCAAGAACGGAAGGACAGATTCCTGTTTACTACAATCATTACAACACGGGAAGACCCGCAAAAAACAACACCGACAGAAATTATGTTTCGGCTTATATCGACCTGGATAACGACCCGAAATTCCCGTTTGGATTTGGCTTAAGTTATACAACTTTTAAATATTCTGATATGAATTTAAGTTCGACAAATCTTAAAGGAAATCAGACGTTGAATATCAGTGTAAATGTTGCCAACACCGGAAATTACGATGGGGAAGAAGTGGTACAACTGTACATTAGAGATCTTTTCGGTAAGGTTGTAAGACCGGTAAAAGAACTGAAAAACTTCCAGAAAGTTTTCATTAAAAAAGGAGAAAGTAAGACGATCAATTTTACATTAACTCCGGAAAATCTGAAATTCTACGACGACGAACTGAACTTTGATTGGGAAGGCGGAGAATTCGACATCATGGTCGGAACCGATTCTCAACATGTTCAGACAAAAAGAATTACTTGGTCAAAATAA
- a CDS encoding SusC/RagA family TonB-linked outer membrane protein has translation MNVKISRSLGVVAVLYFTANFSAQNTASDTVSKETKIEEVVMIGYGTQKKSNVTGAISSIKASDIENIPAGKPEQVLQGRAAGVNVITNSGQPGSSATIRVRGITSYYSNNDPLWVVDGIVVDGIGWLNQSDIESMEVLKDGASSAIYGVSAARGVILVTTKKGKKGRLNLSYNGSYGTARAARKLDLLNATQYATILNEAYVNGGQNPVFQNPQSLGAGTDWQDAIFSTGERSNHEVSISGGNEKSTFYGSFGYFDQTGIVMSDISYYKRLTGRLNSTHKLTNWLTVGQTFAYTHTQSQGINANGEFGGPLSSAVNLDPTTPLVVTDPAMAGSNTYSNPNIVRDPYGNPYGISTLVGQEMSNPLAFRYTQLGNKGWSDDFIANVFAEVKFAKDFTFKSSINGKKAYWGSQNFTPLFYLNPNYSNLNFNSLSRTTQQKLEWSLENTLTWQKKFGEHNLNVLVGTGYYEYNIGFGQTVTHTNLPISSYEDASFNFYVPQDQKNMSAWDYINTHKASYFGRVVYDYANKYLFTGTVRRDGSSKFGANNHWGTFPAFSLGWNVDKENFWPENKIINTLKIRGGYGVLGNDGIGDFLFANFYVPGANYTNGNNVIMPGYIPNTLANPDLKWESTSQLNVAADIKFLSNFNLTVDYYKKKTSDILRQVQIPGYVGVTVPPTANIGDMENEGVEVELGYRKNWTDFGVSVNGNFAYLKNTVTSLESGRLYIDGPGFQSMGPVSRIQVGESYGSFYGYKTLGIFQNQEQVNAYRNANGQMILPDAKPGDFIWADTNGDGKISDMDKVNLGNSVPKYTFGMTVNLNYKNWDFMVFAQGQAGNKIFQGLRRLDIINANYQTAILDRWTGEGTSNTTPRVTTNDTNHNYTWMSDYYLQKGDYVRVKLVQLGYTLPQAMTQNFGVSKLRFYVTAENLFTFTKYTGYDPEIAAGDSFGIDRAYYPQAKTFLFGANLTF, from the coding sequence ATGAATGTAAAAATATCAAGAAGTTTGGGAGTGGTTGCAGTGCTTTATTTTACTGCAAATTTCAGCGCCCAAAACACAGCGAGTGATACCGTTTCCAAAGAGACAAAAATCGAGGAAGTGGTAATGATCGGTTACGGTACTCAGAAGAAGAGTAATGTGACAGGAGCGATCTCAAGTATTAAAGCCAGCGATATCGAAAATATTCCGGCGGGTAAACCGGAACAGGTATTGCAGGGTAGAGCCGCAGGGGTAAACGTAATCACAAATTCCGGACAGCCGGGCTCTTCAGCAACAATTCGTGTGAGAGGTATTACCAGTTATTATTCCAACAACGATCCGCTTTGGGTAGTGGATGGTATTGTGGTTGATGGTATTGGCTGGCTAAACCAGTCTGACATTGAAAGCATGGAAGTACTGAAAGATGGAGCATCTTCTGCAATTTATGGTGTTTCTGCTGCGAGAGGTGTAATCTTGGTAACCACCAAAAAAGGAAAAAAAGGAAGATTAAATCTTTCATACAACGGGTCTTATGGTACAGCAAGAGCTGCCAGAAAATTGGACTTATTGAATGCTACTCAATATGCAACAATTCTTAATGAAGCATATGTAAACGGCGGGCAAAATCCTGTTTTTCAGAATCCACAATCATTAGGAGCAGGAACTGATTGGCAGGACGCAATTTTTAGTACGGGAGAAAGATCCAATCATGAGGTCAGCATTAGCGGTGGAAATGAAAAATCTACTTTCTACGGATCATTCGGATACTTTGATCAGACGGGTATTGTGATGAGTGATATATCTTATTATAAAAGATTAACAGGACGTTTAAACTCTACTCATAAATTGACAAATTGGTTAACAGTTGGACAAACTTTTGCCTATACACATACACAATCACAGGGAATTAATGCTAACGGTGAATTTGGGGGACCATTAAGCTCTGCCGTGAACTTGGATCCTACAACACCATTAGTGGTGACTGATCCTGCAATGGCCGGCTCTAATACCTATTCTAATCCCAATATTGTAAGAGATCCTTATGGAAATCCTTACGGAATATCCACATTAGTGGGTCAGGAAATGTCTAACCCGCTTGCTTTCAGATACACACAATTAGGAAATAAAGGTTGGTCTGATGATTTCATTGCTAATGTTTTTGCGGAAGTAAAATTTGCAAAAGATTTCACTTTTAAATCATCCATTAACGGTAAAAAAGCATATTGGGGAAGCCAGAACTTTACACCGCTTTTCTATTTGAATCCAAATTACAGTAATTTAAATTTCAATAGCTTAAGCAGAACTACCCAACAAAAACTGGAGTGGAGTTTAGAAAATACATTAACATGGCAAAAGAAATTCGGAGAACATAATTTGAACGTATTGGTAGGTACGGGTTATTATGAATATAATATCGGTTTCGGGCAGACTGTAACCCACACAAATTTGCCTATTAGCAGCTATGAAGACGCATCTTTTAACTTTTATGTACCTCAGGATCAGAAAAATATGAGTGCATGGGATTATATCAACACTCATAAAGCTTCTTATTTTGGTAGAGTTGTATATGATTATGCTAATAAATATTTGTTCACCGGTACGGTAAGACGTGACGGATCATCCAAATTTGGGGCAAACAACCATTGGGGAACTTTCCCTGCCTTCTCATTAGGATGGAATGTAGATAAAGAAAATTTCTGGCCGGAAAACAAAATCATCAATACTTTAAAAATACGTGGAGGATACGGAGTTTTAGGAAATGATGGTATTGGAGACTTCCTTTTTGCTAATTTCTATGTACCGGGAGCCAACTATACGAACGGAAACAATGTAATTATGCCAGGATATATTCCAAATACATTGGCCAACCCTGATTTGAAATGGGAATCAACTTCTCAGCTTAACGTTGCAGCAGATATTAAATTCTTAAGCAATTTTAATTTAACAGTTGATTATTACAAGAAGAAAACTTCTGATATTTTAAGACAGGTTCAGATCCCTGGTTATGTTGGGGTAACAGTTCCACCAACAGCAAATATTGGTGATATGGAAAATGAAGGGGTAGAAGTGGAATTAGGCTACAGAAAAAACTGGACGGATTTCGGAGTTTCAGTTAACGGTAATTTTGCTTATCTTAAAAATACGGTTACAAGCTTAGAATCGGGAAGATTATACATTGATGGACCTGGCTTCCAATCTATGGGACCTGTTTCCAGAATTCAGGTAGGAGAATCTTACGGATCTTTTTACGGATATAAAACGCTAGGTATTTTCCAAAATCAAGAGCAGGTAAATGCCTACAGAAATGCAAACGGACAAATGATCCTTCCGGATGCTAAACCAGGGGATTTCATTTGGGCAGATACAAATGGCGACGGAAAAATCAGTGATATGGATAAAGTGAACTTAGGAAATTCTGTTCCAAAGTATACTTTCGGGATGACAGTTAACTTGAATTATAAAAACTGGGATTTTATGGTTTTTGCTCAAGGCCAAGCCGGAAACAAAATTTTCCAGGGGCTAAGACGTCTTGATATCATTAATGCAAATTACCAGACTGCTATTTTAGACCGTTGGACAGGTGAAGGAACTTCGAACACTACACCAAGAGTGACAACCAATGATACTAACCACAATTACACTTGGATGTCTGATTATTATCTGCAAAAAGGAGATTATGTAAGAGTAAAACTGGTTCAGCTAGGATACACACTTCCACAGGCGATGACACAGAATTTCGGTGTAAGCAAGCTGCGTTTTTATGTAACAGCAGAAAACCTTTTCACATTTACGAAGTACACAGGTTATGATCCTGAAATCGCTGCCGGAGACAGTTTCGGTATCGACAGAGCATATTATCCTCAAGCTAAAACTTTCCTTTTTGGAGCTAACCTTACATTCTAA